Proteins found in one Ovis canadensis isolate MfBH-ARS-UI-01 breed Bighorn chromosome 20, ARS-UI_OviCan_v2, whole genome shotgun sequence genomic segment:
- the DUSP22 gene encoding dual specificity protein phosphatase 22 isoform X3, with product MRCDARDAEQLSKNKVTHILSVHDSARPMLEGVKYLCIPAADSPSQNLTRHFKESIKFIHECRLQGEGCLVHCLAGVSRSVTLVVAYIMTVTDFGWEDALHTVRAGRSCANPNLGFQKQLQEFEELQVHQFRQWLRDEYGESPLRDAEEARSILGKYKERGRAEPPAGARRWPGLLGPPPLAHGSYAPET from the exons atGAGGTGCG ATGCCAGAGATGCAGAGCAATTGAGCAAGAACAAGGTGACACACATCCTGTCTGTGCACGACAGCGCCAGGCCGATGCTGGAG GGGGTTAAATACCTGTGCATTCCAGCAGCGGATTCTCCATCTCAAAACCT GACGCGACATTTCAAAGAAAGTATTAAATTCATCCATGAGTGCCGCCTCCAGGGCGAGGGCTGCCTGGTTCACTG CCTGGCGGGGGTCTCCAGGAGCGTGACCCTGGTGGTCGCCTATATCATGACGGTCACCGACTTTGGCTGGGAGGACGCCCTGCACACCGTGCGCGCAGGCAGGTCATGTGCCAACCCCAACCTGGGCTTCCAGAAGCAGCTGCAGGAGTTTGAGGAGCTCCAGGTCCACCAG TTCCGCCAGTGGCTGAGGGACGAGTACGGCGAGAGCCCGCTGCGGGACGCCGAGGAGGCCAGGAGCATTCTGGGTAAATACAAGGAGCGGGGCCGCGCGGAGCCCCCGGCGGGCGCGCGGCGCTGGCCCGGCCTGCTGGGCCCGCCCCCGCTGGCCCACGGCAGCTACGCCCCGGAGACGTAG
- the DUSP22 gene encoding dual specificity protein phosphatase 22 isoform X8, protein MLEGVKYLCIPAADSPSQNLTRHFKESIKFIHECRLQGEGCLVHCLAGVSRSVTLVVAYIMTVTDFGWEDALHTVRAGRSCANPNLGFQKQLQEFEELQVHQFRQWLRDEYGESPLRDAEEARSILAAPGILKSWPFLRRP, encoded by the exons ATGCTGGAG GGGGTTAAATACCTGTGCATTCCAGCAGCGGATTCTCCATCTCAAAACCT GACGCGACATTTCAAAGAAAGTATTAAATTCATCCATGAGTGCCGCCTCCAGGGCGAGGGCTGCCTGGTTCACTG CCTGGCGGGGGTCTCCAGGAGCGTGACCCTGGTGGTCGCCTATATCATGACGGTCACCGACTTTGGCTGGGAGGACGCCCTGCACACCGTGCGCGCAGGCAGGTCATGTGCCAACCCCAACCTGGGCTTCCAGAAGCAGCTGCAGGAGTTTGAGGAGCTCCAGGTCCACCAG TTCCGCCAGTGGCTGAGGGACGAGTACGGCGAGAGCCCGCTGCGGGACGCCGAGGAGGCCAGGAGCATTCTGG CCGCCCCAGGCATTCTGAAGTCCTGGCCCTTTCTCAGAAGACCATAG
- the DUSP22 gene encoding dual specificity protein phosphatase 22 isoform X2, whose translation MGNGMNKILPGLYIGNFKDARDAEQLSKNKVTHILSVHDSARPMLEGVKYLCIPAADSPSQNLTRHFKESIKFIHECRLQGEGCLVHCLAGVSRSVTLVVAYIMTVTDFGWEDALHTVRAGRSCANPNLGFQKQLQEFEELQVHQFRQWLRDEYGESPLRDAEEARSILGKYKERGRAEPPAGARRWPGLLGPPPLAHGSYAPET comes from the exons ATGCCAGAGATGCAGAGCAATTGAGCAAGAACAAGGTGACACACATCCTGTCTGTGCACGACAGCGCCAGGCCGATGCTGGAG GGGGTTAAATACCTGTGCATTCCAGCAGCGGATTCTCCATCTCAAAACCT GACGCGACATTTCAAAGAAAGTATTAAATTCATCCATGAGTGCCGCCTCCAGGGCGAGGGCTGCCTGGTTCACTG CCTGGCGGGGGTCTCCAGGAGCGTGACCCTGGTGGTCGCCTATATCATGACGGTCACCGACTTTGGCTGGGAGGACGCCCTGCACACCGTGCGCGCAGGCAGGTCATGTGCCAACCCCAACCTGGGCTTCCAGAAGCAGCTGCAGGAGTTTGAGGAGCTCCAGGTCCACCAG TTCCGCCAGTGGCTGAGGGACGAGTACGGCGAGAGCCCGCTGCGGGACGCCGAGGAGGCCAGGAGCATTCTGGGTAAATACAAGGAGCGGGGCCGCGCGGAGCCCCCGGCGGGCGCGCGGCGCTGGCCCGGCCTGCTGGGCCCGCCCCCGCTGGCCCACGGCAGCTACGCCCCGGAGACGTAG
- the DUSP22 gene encoding dual specificity protein phosphatase 22 isoform X7 produces the protein MLEGVKYLCIPAADSPSQNLTRHFKESIKFIHECRLQGEGCLVHCLAGVSRSVTLVVAYIMTVTDFGWEDALHTVRAGRSCANPNLGFQKQLQEFEELQVHQFRQWLRDEYGESPLRDAEEARSILGKYKERGRAEPPAGARRWPGLLGPPPLAHGSYAPET, from the exons ATGCTGGAG GGGGTTAAATACCTGTGCATTCCAGCAGCGGATTCTCCATCTCAAAACCT GACGCGACATTTCAAAGAAAGTATTAAATTCATCCATGAGTGCCGCCTCCAGGGCGAGGGCTGCCTGGTTCACTG CCTGGCGGGGGTCTCCAGGAGCGTGACCCTGGTGGTCGCCTATATCATGACGGTCACCGACTTTGGCTGGGAGGACGCCCTGCACACCGTGCGCGCAGGCAGGTCATGTGCCAACCCCAACCTGGGCTTCCAGAAGCAGCTGCAGGAGTTTGAGGAGCTCCAGGTCCACCAG TTCCGCCAGTGGCTGAGGGACGAGTACGGCGAGAGCCCGCTGCGGGACGCCGAGGAGGCCAGGAGCATTCTGGGTAAATACAAGGAGCGGGGCCGCGCGGAGCCCCCGGCGGGCGCGCGGCGCTGGCCCGGCCTGCTGGGCCCGCCCCCGCTGGCCCACGGCAGCTACGCCCCGGAGACGTAG
- the DUSP22 gene encoding dual specificity protein phosphatase 22 isoform X5: MGNGMNKILPGLYIGNFKDARDAEQLSKNKVTHILSVHDSARPMLEGVKYLCIPAADSPSQNLTRHFKESIKFIHECRLQGEGCLVHCLAGVSRSVTLVVAYIMTVTDFGWEDALHTVRAGRSCANPNLGFQKQLQEFEELQVHQFRQWLRDEYGESPLRDAEEARSILAAPGILKSWPFLRRP; the protein is encoded by the exons ATGCCAGAGATGCAGAGCAATTGAGCAAGAACAAGGTGACACACATCCTGTCTGTGCACGACAGCGCCAGGCCGATGCTGGAG GGGGTTAAATACCTGTGCATTCCAGCAGCGGATTCTCCATCTCAAAACCT GACGCGACATTTCAAAGAAAGTATTAAATTCATCCATGAGTGCCGCCTCCAGGGCGAGGGCTGCCTGGTTCACTG CCTGGCGGGGGTCTCCAGGAGCGTGACCCTGGTGGTCGCCTATATCATGACGGTCACCGACTTTGGCTGGGAGGACGCCCTGCACACCGTGCGCGCAGGCAGGTCATGTGCCAACCCCAACCTGGGCTTCCAGAAGCAGCTGCAGGAGTTTGAGGAGCTCCAGGTCCACCAG TTCCGCCAGTGGCTGAGGGACGAGTACGGCGAGAGCCCGCTGCGGGACGCCGAGGAGGCCAGGAGCATTCTGG CCGCCCCAGGCATTCTGAAGTCCTGGCCCTTTCTCAGAAGACCATAG